From Arachis stenosperma cultivar V10309 chromosome 2, arast.V10309.gnm1.PFL2, whole genome shotgun sequence, one genomic window encodes:
- the LOC130958714 gene encoding kiwellin-1-like codes for MKISKSCVILVLLIISFLSALALAHKHDYDDHTCKPSGKLRGKKPPKGKCKKDNLSECCKHGKVYTTYECSPKITNRTKAILTLNGFEKGKDGGAPSECDNKYHSDDVPIVALSSGWFNKKKRCMNKISIFGNGRKVNAMVVDECDSTMGCDSEHDFQPPCPNNVVDASRAVWKALGVPKKDWGGMQVFWTDA; via the coding sequence ATGAAGATCTCAAAATCTTGTGTAATCTTGGTTCTTCTCATAATAAGCTTTTTAAGTGCACTAGCCTTAGCTCATAAACATGATTATGATGATCACACATGTAAGCCTAGTGGCAAGTTAAGGGGCAAAAAACCACCAAAAGGGAAATGCAAGAAAGACAATTTATCCGAGTGTTGCAAACATGGCAAGGTTTATACAACGTATGAGTGTTCGCCCAAGATCACGAACCGAACGAAGGCGATCTTAACACTGAACGGATTTGAGAAGGGTAAGGACGGAGGAGCGCCGTCTGAGTGCGACAACAAGTACCACTCAGACGACGTTCCAATCGTGGCACTGTCGTCGGGGTGGTTCAACAAAAAGAAGAGGTGCATGAACAAGATTAGCATATTTGGGAATGGAAGAAAGGTTAATGCAATGGTGGTTGATGAGTGTGACTCTACAATGGGGTGTGATTCTGAGCATGATTTCCAGCCTCCTTGCCCTAACAATGTTGTTGATGCCTCCAGAGCTGTTTGGAAGGCCTTGGGTGTTCCAAAGAAGGATTGGGGTGGAATGCAAGTTTTTTGGACTGATGCTTGA